A single window of Scomber scombrus chromosome 12, fScoSco1.1, whole genome shotgun sequence DNA harbors:
- the si:dkey-191g9.5 gene encoding rap1 GTPase-GDP dissociation stimulator 1, with product IADSLSEALKAISVSTELIEEELNPHLDAVLAALLEKKKGAAVEIAKSGILPTFAEALRNKSNLSCQVALVVAEMAREATVREPCIEAGLVKVLVPHLNSNNQEMLLNTGRAIGRICFDNSFQQDQLVQSGVIPRLVSIMREYPNNDPLVNVCLLALCNLADIDSAREALSELEVADVLTFQLKQAPDAERRHVILEILGSLGESDSLKLQFAESGVPEALSEMIRGLQGGSDPHDLCSIKIASNLIVSLLLGDESMQKCFAEGSGLVYQDVLSWLQSSNTQLQLSGALAIANFARNDSNCVKMLDLGVVPHILTLLEQHVDEGDVSVQHAGLSALRNLAIPATNKVRMLEDGVTERIKTLLRSDMPPVQFKLLGTLRMMVDGQEDAALLLGRDATLLARVMEWCEAKDHAGVRGEASRLLAALIRHSRSTEVVDAVAKADGIRHLISMATSEHVIMQNEALVALAIASAIDIESMKDPFREAELLPMLKKMLEDPAGVVEVKFSALGLICSLANSSVMKQDLDSVNMKESLSKMTDHNSTKLASQASSILAILGDTS from the exons ATTGCAGACTCTCTGAGTGAGGCACTAAAGGCCATTAGTGTGAGTACAGAACTGATTGAGGAGGAGCTCAATCCTCATTTGGATGCAGTGTTAGCTGCACTGCTGGAAAAAA AGAAGGGTGCTGCTGTGGAGATTGCCAAAAGTGGGATTCTGCCCACATTTGCTGAAGCTTTACGGAATAAAAGCAACCTGAGCTGCCAGGTGGCTCTAGTGGTGGCAGAGATGGCCCGAGAAG CCACAGTCAGGGAGCCATGCATTGAGGCAGGCCTTGTGAAGGTGCTGGTTCCTCATCTGAACAGCAATAACCAGGAGATGCTGCTGAACACCGGCAGGGCCATTGGACGCATCTGCTTTGACAACT CATTCCAACAAGACCAGTTGGTTCAGAGTGGTGTAATCCCAAGACTGGTGTCTATCATGAGGGAGTATCCGAACAATGACCCCCTTGTCAACGTCTGCCTGCTGGCCCTCTGTAACCTGGCTGACATAG ACTCTGCGAGGGAGGCTCTGTCAGAGCTGGAGGTGGCAGATGTACTGACCTTTCAGCTGAAACAGGCACCTGATGCTGAACGCCGACATGTTATCCTGGAAATACTGGGCTCACTGGGAGAGAGTG ACTCATTGAAGCTGCAGTTTGCTGAGTCAGGAGTACCAGAGGCATTATCAGAGATGATTCGGGGCCTGCAAGGAGGTTCGGACCCCCATGACCTCTGCAGCATCAAGATTGCCTCCAACCTCATAGTGTCACTACTTTTAGGAG atgaGTCTATGCAGAAGTGTTTTGCTGAGGGGTCAGGCCTGGTGTATCAAGATGTTCTATCCTGGCTGCAGAGCTCCAACACTCAGCTGCAGTTGTCCGGAGCCCTGGCCATCGCCAACTTTGCCAGGAATG ACAGTAACTGTGTGAAGATGCTGGACCTCGGTGTGGTTCCTCACATCCTGACCTTGTTGGAGCAGCATGTTGATGAAGGAGATGTATCTGTGCAACATGCCGGACTGAGCGCGCTCAGAAACCTTGCCATTCCTG CCACCAACAAAGTGCGGATGCTGGAAGATGGGGTGACCGAGAGGATAAAGACCCTGCTGCGCTCTGACATGCCGCCAGTTCAGTTTAAACTGTTGGGTACACTGCGTATGATGGTGGATGGAcaag AGGATGCAGCCCTGCTGCTGGGGAGAGATGCCACGCTGCTGGCTCGGGTCATGGAGTGGTGTGAAGCCAAAGACCATGCAGGAGTCCGGGGAGAAGCCAGTCGCCTATTGGCTGCACTCATCCGACACAGCCGCAGTACT gaagtTGTCGATGCTGTAGCAAAAGCTGATGGGATTCGGCACCTTATTTCTATGGCAACAAGTGAGCATGTCATCATGCAGAATGAGGCCCTGGTTGCCCTGGCGATAGCATCTGCCATTGACATTG AGTCTATGAAGGATCCATTTAGGGAGGCTGAGTTGCTGCCCATGCTGAAGAAGATGTTGGAGGATCCTGCAGGCGTGGTCGAAGTCAAGTTCAGTGCATTAGGTCTCATCTGCAGCCTGGCTAACTCCA GTGTGATGAAGCAGGATTTGGACTCTGTGAATATGAAGGAAAGCCTCAGTAAAATGACAGATCATAACAGCACTAAACTTGCCTCGCAGGCCAGCTCCATACTGGCCATTCTTGGTGATACCAGCTAA